Part of the Paenibacillus sp. FSL R7-0273 genome is shown below.
GACTTATCTGCGCGAGCATAAGGATGACCGTTAGAGCACATCCGGCTTTTATACAAACAGATGAAGCGGGGGAATAAGGAATGACTGTACGGATACAAGGGAGCAGGGTGATTCTGCGCGATCTGGCTGATGCTGATCTCCGGACCATCTACCATCACTATTATGAAGCGGAAGACCAGGCGTTTCAGGAGTGGGACGGTCCTTATTACCCGGCCGAAGAAGAGAGCTATGAGGAGTTTACAGAGAGCTACCGTGGAGTGCTGGCGGTTACCCGGACGGACAAGCCGCGGTCAAGGCTGGTGATTGAAATAGACGGAAAGCTCAAAGGCATAGTCAACTGGTACTGGGTATCGGAGGAAACGGACTGGCTCGAGATCGGGATCACCATTTTTGATTCCCGTTATTGGTCAGGCGGCTACGGAACCGAGGCCTTTACAATGTGGATGGCTTATCTGTTTGCTTCACTTGATACAGTCCGCCTTGGCATGGCCACCTGGTCGGGCAACGTCCGGATGATGGGGCTGGCTGCCAAATGCGGTATGGTCCTGGAGGGGCAGATCCGCAAAGCGCGGATTGTCCGCGGCGAATATTACGATGCAATCAAAATGGGAATTCTCCGTGAGGAATGGGAGAGCATGACCCGCGTACCTACTTTAGAACAACGGGGTGGCACAGATGGACAGACAGCAGAATGACATTACGGTAAAAGACAGCGGCGGGACCGGGCTGCAGGGGCTTGCAGACCTGCATACCCATACCCTGGCATCGGACGGCATGCAGCCGCCTGCGGAGAATGTGCGGATTGCCTTCAATAAAGGGCTGTCGGCCGTAGCGATAACCGATCATGATACGGTCAGCGGCGTTGCAGAAGCGCTGGAGGCAGGACGGAAATACGGCATTGCTGTCCTACCCGGAGTAGAAATCAGCACCCGTGCGGAAGGTAAGGAGATTCATGTGCTTGGCTATTATATTGACATTGAACAGGAACTGTTTCTCTCCAGGCTCGCGGCGCAGCGTGATACCCGTGCCGCCCGGAACGAAGCAATCCTGGCCAGGCTGCGTGAGCTTGGTATCGATATTACGCTGGAGCGGGTGATTGCCGGTCTTGGACGTGACCTGAAGCCGGATGAGAGCATCGGGCGGCCGCATATTGCCGATGAGCTGGTAAGGCTCGGAGCTGCTGCCGATATGCGCGATGCCTTTGACAAATACCTGGCTGACGGAGCAGCGGCTTATGTATCTCCGCCGCGGATTACCCCGGAGGAGGCCTGTGAATGGATTATTGATGCCGGCGGAGCTCCGGTGCTGGCTCACCCCGGCCTCTACGGCGATGATGTGCTGGTGCAGGGGATCATTGCCCGCAGCGGATTTCGCGGCATCGAAGCTTATCATTCGGACCACAGCGCGGCTGATGCTGCGCGGTATGTTGCGATGGCGGAAGAATCCGGGCTGCTGGTTACCGGCGGCTCGGACTTTCACGGCGCGCGCCAAGGCGTCATTTTTCATGGCGATCTGGGCAGCGTGAACGTACCGGCGGCTGTGCTGGAGCAGCTCCGCGAAGCTGCGGGCAAACGCAGATAATACTGAAGGGCGGCACCGCTGTAAGGCGCTGTCCGGTCTATGAAACTGGCAGCTAATCTATTGACCGGAGCAGCGCACAAGATAAAAGCCGTACCGCAGGAAGGTTTACGCTTCCGGCGGTACGGCTTTTTCGGTTTATGCGGGCTCAGCTTCTCAGCGTATTCGGCAGGCTCTTGATCCGTTCTTCATCCGGCGTAACAAACAGCGTCTTCTGGTGGTCATAGATGACGAAGCCGGGCTTCGCGCCGCTTGGCTTGCGGACATGGCGGATCAGGGTGCAGTCGACCGGCACGCTGCTGGACTGCTTGGCCTGGCTGTAATAAGCAGCCAGCTGCGCGGCTTCCTCCAATGTGGCATCCCCGAACGCCTCGCTGCGGATCACCACATGCGAGCCCGGAATGTCTTTGGTATGCAGCCAGGTGTCATTCGGTGAGGCCAGGCGGTTCGTAACGTATTCATTCTGCAGATTGTTTTTGCCGACGTAAATATCAATCCCCTCGGAAGAGGTATAGACCTGGATAGTCGGCCGGGTTGCTTTTTTCTTCTTCTTGCCCTTTTTGCTGCGGTCACGCAGGTAGCCCTGGCTGACCAGCTCATCCCGGATCTCCTCGATATCGTTAAGGGAAGCATGGGCAAGCTGCTGCAGCAGTGTTTCCATGTAGGTGATTTCTTCGTGTGTCTTGGCCTGCTGCTGCTCAATTACAAGCAGGCTGTTCTTGTACTTATTATATTTCTTGAAGTAACGCTGCGCATTGTCAGACGGGGTGAGCAGCGGATCAAGCGGAATTGTGATCTCTCCCTGATCTTCATCGTAATAATTCACCAGCCGGGCTTCCTTGTCGCCCTTGGACACCGCATGCAGGGAAGCAAACAGCAGCTCTCCCCAGATCCGGTACTGGTCAGCGTCATCTGCTTCCTCCAAATCCTTCTTCAGCTTGGCCAGCTTCTTGACATTTTTGCTGCGCTCGTTAGTGAGGAAGCGGATCAGGTCGGCTACCCGCTGCTTTACTGTATCACGTTCTGCCTTATCCCCGTAGTACTCCTCCAGACAGCTGCTGATCGAGCTGTAATGCCGTGCCTCTCCGCCCAGTACAGACAGCGGGATAGCGGAGAAGAACGGCTTGCCTTTGGCATTATTGCCGGACACCGGAGTGAACGCAAACTCTCTGACAGGCGTCATCACGGAATCAAAGGCGGTCCACAGCTGTGCAGCTGCCTCTGTCCCCTGCGGATCAAAGGCCTCTCCTGCCCTCTGCAGAATTTCTCCGGCGGCAAGCGGGCTTAATCCGCTAAAGGCATGGACCATCCAGCCGACAGGGTCTGCTGACGGAGCGGGTCCGCCGCTTCCGTCTTTCGCCGGCTCCTCCAGCGAGCGCAGCAGCCCGGCAATCTCTCCTTCAATCATGTCCTCAGGCTCGCCCTGTTCTTCATTTTTGCCCAGCAGTACGGCTTCCTCAGCGTCCGCCATCAGCTTGATGAATGCCTCTCTGCTTATATCCAGCGGATTCAGCTTGTGCTGCTGCGGAGGCTCGGTGTAGGCAGCTCCGGGCATGACAATCCGGTAGCTGCTGATAGAGGGGGTTACATGATGGATGCCGTCAATAATCGTCCCGCTCACAAGATCGGTCAGAATAATGTTGCTGTGGCGGCCCATCAGCTCGATAATCAGCTGCTTGGCGGACACATCGCCCAGCTCATCGCGGGTCCTGATGTTAATATGGATGATCCGCTCCATGCCGACCTGGGTGATGCTCTCAATGGTTCCGCCTTCACAATGCTTACGCAGCAGCATGCAGAACATCGGCGCTTCCGCCGGATTGACGCTGCTCCGCTCACTCAGATGCAGGCGGGGGTAGGTCGGGTTGGCCGACAGCAGCAGTTTGCCGCCGCCCCCGGCCCCGCGCAGGATAAAAATAAGATCGTGGGTGCTGGGCTGATATATTTTGCCGACGCGCGCACCGATAAATGCCTGAAGCTCGTGCACGATCGCTCTGGTAACAATGCCGTCTAATGCCATGATAAAAGCTCTCCTGTCGCTAAATGATAATGTCTCCTTCCTATGATGCCATACTTTAACACATTCGCGCAAAAGGAGAAGCAGACAGGCAGTGATATTTTGGGACGACCATGAATACAATGGGTCATGAACAGGTGGAAAAGCTGTGTGCCGCCGGAAGTCAAGAAACGACCGGGAGGGGAAAGAAACGATATGGAACAAAAAAGCTGGCACCGGCTCGGTGCAGAGGAGCTGCAGAAGCTGTTCGGCGTTCAACCGGGTGCGGGCCTGAGCGCAGAGGCAGCGGAGGAAAGACGCAAGGAGAGCGGATTAAACGAATTGTCGGAGGGGAAAAAGGTCTCGCCGCTGACCCTGCTGCTTAACCAGTTCAAGGATTTTATGGTACTGGTGCTGATGGGGGCGACGCTGGTATCCGGCCTTTTGGGCGAATACCTGGATGCCATTACGATTGTGGCCATTATTCTGCTGAACGGGGTGCTGGGCTTTGTGCAGGAGTTCCGCGCCGAGCGTTCGCTGCGGGCGCTGAAGCAGCTGTCTGCTCCAAATGCCAAGGTGCTGCGCGGAGGCAGGCAGGAGAATATTCCGGCCAGACTGCTGGTCCCGGGTGACATTGTGCTGCTGGAGAGCGGCGACCGGGTACCGGCTGACGTACGCTGGCTGGAGTGCAGTGCACTGTATGCGGAGGAATCTGCACTGACCGGTGAATCGCTGCCGGTATCGAAGCATGCCGAGGCCATTCATGCAGCTGAGCTGCCGCTGGGTGACCAGAAAAATATCGGCTTCATGGGCACGATGATTACGCGCGGCACAGGCAAAGCCGTGGTTGTCCGGACCGGTATGGATACGGAGATGGGCAAAATAGCCGATCTGATCCAGAATACCGAATCGCAGGAAACGCCGCTGCAGCACCGTCTGGAGCAGCTCGGTAAAATTCTCATCTATGTATCGCTGGGACTGACCATTGTTGTAGTGCTTGCCGGTATCCTGCACGGGCAGCCTGCGCCGGCGATGTTCCTCGCGGGTGTAAGTCTTGCGGTAGCTGCCATTCCGGAGGGTCTGCCGGCGATTGTTACGATTGCCCTCGCGCTTGGTGTGCAGCGGATGATCAAACGCAAGGCGATTGTCCGCAAGCTCCCTTCGGTAGAGACGCTCGGCTGCGCATCGGTTATCTGCTCTGACAAGACAGGGACGCTGACGCAGAACAAGATGACGGTGACGCGTGTCTGGAACGCCGGCCGGGTTCTTGAGGTCACGGGGGAGGGCTATGCCCCGGCAGGCCAGGTTATGCAGAAGGGCAAGCCGGTTGATCTGAAAAATGACCAGAATTTGCGGCGGATGCTGCAGATCGGCGCGCTCTGCAGCAATGCCGAGATTGTGGAGACCTTCCCGTCCGAGCTGCGCGGCAAACGCAAAGGGAAGGATAAAGCCGAAGCCGGTGAGAATCCACTCAGCAGTCAGCCTGTCTGGGAATTGAAGGGCGATCCGACTGAAGGCGCCCTGGTCGCCTTATCCGCCAAAATGGGCCTTACCGCACAGTCACTGGCGGTTACGTATACCAGGGAGCAGGAATTCCCGTTTGATTCGGAACGCAAGCTGATGTCTGTCGTCGTCAGCCATCCCGGCGGACGGATGATCTGCACGAAGGGCGCGCCGGATGTCCTGCTGAACTGCTGCACCTATATGCTGTGGGAGGGTGCGGTCGTGCCCTGCACGCCGACGCTGCGCCAGAAGGTGCTCGAAGCGAATGAGGAGATGGCCTCAGGCGCACTGCGCGTGCTCGGCATGGCTTACCGCGATCTGCGCTCCGGTGAAACGGCCGGCAGCGAGAAGGATGCGGAGTGCCAGCTGGTCTTCGCCGGCCTAGCCGGCATGATCGATCCGCCGCGGCGGGAGGTGCGCGATGCAATCAGCGTAACCCGGCGTGCGGGCATCAAAACCGTAATGATTACCGGGGACCACGGGACGACCGCAGAAGCGATTGCCTATCAGCTTGGAATCCTGCAGCGGGGCGGAACGGTGCTGACCGGCAGCCAGCTGACCCGTATGGACGATAATGAGCTTGATAAAATTTCGGATACCGTCAATGTGTATGCCCGTGTATCTCCTGAGCATAAGCTGCGGATCGTCAAGTCGCTGCAGCGGCGCGGCCATGTGGTGGCGATGACTGGCGACGGCGTCAATGATGCGCCGGCGATCAAAGCGGCGGATATCGGTATCTCCATGGGCATTACCGGTACCGATGTTACGAAGGAAGCCTCAGCGCTGGTGCTGGGTGATGATAATTTCTCCACAATTGTTGCCGCTATCGAGGAAGGCCGGAATATTTACGAGAATATCCGTAAATTTATCCGCTACCTGCTGGCGTCCAATGTCGGCGAGATTCTGACCATGTTCTTCGCGATGATGCTGGGACTGCCGCTGCCGCTGGTGCCGATCCAGATTCTGTGGGTCAATCTGGTAACTGACGGGCTGCCGGCTATGGCGCTCGGGGTAGACCAGCCGGAGAAGGATCTGATGGAGCACAAGCCGCGCGGAGCGAAGGAAAATATTTTTGCCCGCCGCCTGGGCTGGAAGATTATCAGCCGGGGCCTGCTGATCGGGCTCTGCACACTCGGCGCATTCTGGCTGACGCTGCGTACCGCGCCAGGCAGTGCAGAGCAGCTGATCCGCGCACAGTCCGTGGCCTTCGCGACTCTGGTCATGGCCCAGCTGATCCATGTATTTGACTGCCGCAGCTCGCGTTCGGTATTCCACCGCAACCCGCTCCAGAATAAACCGCTGGTGCTGGCCGTATTGTCCTCTGTCGTTTTGATGCTGGTCGTCATGTACCTGCCGGTGCTGCAGCCGGTCTTCAAGACCGTACCGCTGAACTTCCGGGAATGGTGCCTGGTGCTGGTTAGCGCTGGTATCCCGACCTTCGTGATGGGTGCAGGCAGCGTATGGGGCGGCAAGCGGAACCGCAGCAAGAGCGGCGGACGGCCGATGATAAAAAGTACAAAAATTTCGGCATAAAATCAATAGCTTTGTTCCCGCTCCTTGAGGTATGCTTGGTTCACCTTTGAATGCTATCAAACAACCTTTTAGGAGTGGACCCATTAATGGAATTTACAAAAATGCACGGTCTTGGCAATGACTTTATTATCGTATTCGGCGAGCAGGAGCTGCCGGCTAATGCTGCAGAGCTGGCGGTTAAGCTGTGCAACCGGTTCTTCGGAATTGGCGCCGACGGGCTTGTATACATTCTGCCGTCTGAACGCGGAGACTATATGATGCGCATTATGAACTCCGACGGCTCGGAGGCCGAGCAATGCGGCAACGCGATCCGCTGCGTATCCAAATATGTCTATGAGCATGGTCTGGTGGAGTCGGAAGAGATCGTTATTGAAACGATCGGTGCCGGCGAGCAGAAGGTGTCGCTGAAGGTGAAGGACGGCGTGGTGGAGACAGTAACCGTGGACATGGGCGAGCCCGTATTGTCCGGAACACAGATTCCGGTTGCTATCGATGCCGAGCCGGTGCAGGATCAGCCGATTGAGGCAGACGGAAGAGAATTTAAATTTACAGCTGTTTCGATGGGCAACCCGCACTGTGTTATCTATGTGGATGATGCTGTCAGCTTTGATCTGGCGACCTGGGGACCCAAGCTTGAAGTGCATCCCCTGTTTCCGAGAAAAGTAAACGTTGAGTTTGCAACGGTGCTGAACCGCGGCCATGTGGACATGCGCGTCTGGGAGCGCGGTGCAGGACCGACTCTGGCCTGCGGCACTGGAGCCTGCGCAACGCTGGTATCCTCCGTCCTGAACGGCCTGACTGACCGCTCGGCTGTTATCAGTCTAAAGGGCGGCGACCTTTTCATCGAATGGAACGAGCAGGATAATCATGTGTATATGACGGGGCCTGCTCAGGTGGTCTACACAGGATCTGTAGAAGTATAATAAGACAGGACCTCGCCCGCACGTTATATTTCAGCAGAATAGAAGGGTGTCCGATAAGCCTTACGGCTTGCGGACATCCTTTTTTGTGTTTCTAGCCGGTTCATCAGCCGAATAATGGCAGGACGAACCGCGAATAATAGGAACCACTGTTAAAAAAGGGGGAGTCCGATGAACGGCAGACGGCAGAGTCCGGCAAGCCAGAATAAGGAGGAAGGCTTGTCCGGTCCGGAATCGG
Proteins encoded:
- a CDS encoding GNAT family N-acetyltransferase, which gives rise to MTVRIQGSRVILRDLADADLRTIYHHYYEAEDQAFQEWDGPYYPAEEESYEEFTESYRGVLAVTRTDKPRSRLVIEIDGKLKGIVNWYWVSEETDWLEIGITIFDSRYWSGGYGTEAFTMWMAYLFASLDTVRLGMATWSGNVRMMGLAAKCGMVLEGQIRKARIVRGEYYDAIKMGILREEWESMTRVPTLEQRGGTDGQTAE
- a CDS encoding PHP domain-containing protein, with the translated sequence MDRQQNDITVKDSGGTGLQGLADLHTHTLASDGMQPPAENVRIAFNKGLSAVAITDHDTVSGVAEALEAGRKYGIAVLPGVEISTRAEGKEIHVLGYYIDIEQELFLSRLAAQRDTRAARNEAILARLRELGIDITLERVIAGLGRDLKPDESIGRPHIADELVRLGAAADMRDAFDKYLADGAAAYVSPPRITPEEACEWIIDAGGAPVLAHPGLYGDDVLVQGIIARSGFRGIEAYHSDHSAADAARYVAMAEESGLLVTGGSDFHGARQGVIFHGDLGSVNVPAAVLEQLREAAGKRR
- a CDS encoding Rqc2 family fibronectin-binding protein encodes the protein MALDGIVTRAIVHELQAFIGARVGKIYQPSTHDLIFILRGAGGGGKLLLSANPTYPRLHLSERSSVNPAEAPMFCMLLRKHCEGGTIESITQVGMERIIHINIRTRDELGDVSAKQLIIELMGRHSNIILTDLVSGTIIDGIHHVTPSISSYRIVMPGAAYTEPPQQHKLNPLDISREAFIKLMADAEEAVLLGKNEEQGEPEDMIEGEIAGLLRSLEEPAKDGSGGPAPSADPVGWMVHAFSGLSPLAAGEILQRAGEAFDPQGTEAAAQLWTAFDSVMTPVREFAFTPVSGNNAKGKPFFSAIPLSVLGGEARHYSSISSCLEEYYGDKAERDTVKQRVADLIRFLTNERSKNVKKLAKLKKDLEEADDADQYRIWGELLFASLHAVSKGDKEARLVNYYDEDQGEITIPLDPLLTPSDNAQRYFKKYNKYKNSLLVIEQQQAKTHEEITYMETLLQQLAHASLNDIEEIRDELVSQGYLRDRSKKGKKKKKATRPTIQVYTSSEGIDIYVGKNNLQNEYVTNRLASPNDTWLHTKDIPGSHVVIRSEAFGDATLEEAAQLAAYYSQAKQSSSVPVDCTLIRHVRKPSGAKPGFVIYDHQKTLFVTPDEERIKSLPNTLRS
- a CDS encoding calcium-translocating P-type ATPase, SERCA-type, with product MEQKSWHRLGAEELQKLFGVQPGAGLSAEAAEERRKESGLNELSEGKKVSPLTLLLNQFKDFMVLVLMGATLVSGLLGEYLDAITIVAIILLNGVLGFVQEFRAERSLRALKQLSAPNAKVLRGGRQENIPARLLVPGDIVLLESGDRVPADVRWLECSALYAEESALTGESLPVSKHAEAIHAAELPLGDQKNIGFMGTMITRGTGKAVVVRTGMDTEMGKIADLIQNTESQETPLQHRLEQLGKILIYVSLGLTIVVVLAGILHGQPAPAMFLAGVSLAVAAIPEGLPAIVTIALALGVQRMIKRKAIVRKLPSVETLGCASVICSDKTGTLTQNKMTVTRVWNAGRVLEVTGEGYAPAGQVMQKGKPVDLKNDQNLRRMLQIGALCSNAEIVETFPSELRGKRKGKDKAEAGENPLSSQPVWELKGDPTEGALVALSAKMGLTAQSLAVTYTREQEFPFDSERKLMSVVVSHPGGRMICTKGAPDVLLNCCTYMLWEGAVVPCTPTLRQKVLEANEEMASGALRVLGMAYRDLRSGETAGSEKDAECQLVFAGLAGMIDPPRREVRDAISVTRRAGIKTVMITGDHGTTAEAIAYQLGILQRGGTVLTGSQLTRMDDNELDKISDTVNVYARVSPEHKLRIVKSLQRRGHVVAMTGDGVNDAPAIKAADIGISMGITGTDVTKEASALVLGDDNFSTIVAAIEEGRNIYENIRKFIRYLLASNVGEILTMFFAMMLGLPLPLVPIQILWVNLVTDGLPAMALGVDQPEKDLMEHKPRGAKENIFARRLGWKIISRGLLIGLCTLGAFWLTLRTAPGSAEQLIRAQSVAFATLVMAQLIHVFDCRSSRSVFHRNPLQNKPLVLAVLSSVVLMLVVMYLPVLQPVFKTVPLNFREWCLVLVSAGIPTFVMGAGSVWGGKRNRSKSGGRPMIKSTKISA
- the dapF gene encoding diaminopimelate epimerase — protein: MEFTKMHGLGNDFIIVFGEQELPANAAELAVKLCNRFFGIGADGLVYILPSERGDYMMRIMNSDGSEAEQCGNAIRCVSKYVYEHGLVESEEIVIETIGAGEQKVSLKVKDGVVETVTVDMGEPVLSGTQIPVAIDAEPVQDQPIEADGREFKFTAVSMGNPHCVIYVDDAVSFDLATWGPKLEVHPLFPRKVNVEFATVLNRGHVDMRVWERGAGPTLACGTGACATLVSSVLNGLTDRSAVISLKGGDLFIEWNEQDNHVYMTGPAQVVYTGSVEV